A segment of the Caretta caretta isolate rCarCar2 chromosome 13, rCarCar1.hap1, whole genome shotgun sequence genome:
GTGCCCTGTACCCCATTTAGCTATGTatccccccatgcaccccctcaTCTGTCCCTTGCACCCCACCTAGCTTTctgtcccctgcaccccatctAGTTGTGtatccccctgcactccctcatctgtcccctgcaccccctcatctCTCCCCTGTATCCCATCTAGCTATGTATCCCCTGAACTCCCTCATctgtcccctgcaccccctcatctCTCCCCTGTACCCCATCTAGCTATGTTTCCCCTGCTCTCCTCATCTCTCTCCTACACCCCACCTAGCTTTctgtcccctgcaccccctcatctATCCCCTGCACCCCATCTAGCTATGTATCCCCCTGCACCCTTCATCTATCCCCTGCACCCCATATAGCTCTGTATCCCCAGCACCCCTCATCTGTCCTCCAGCACCCCATTTAGCTATATATCCCTCTGTCACCCCCTCATCTGTCCTCCGGCACCCCATCTACCTATGtatcccctgcaccccctcatctGTCCCCTGCACCCTTCATCTCCCTTCCGGCACCCCATCtagctatgtttcagagtagcagctgtgttagtctgtatccgcaaaaagaaaaggaggacctgtggcaccttagagactaacacgtttatttgAGCATCTAGCTTTgtatccccctgcaccccctcatctGTTCTCTGGCACCCCATCTAGCTCTttatccccctgcacccccatctgtcccctgcaccccatctAGCTCTgtatccccctgcaccccccatctgtcccctgcaccccatctAGCTCTGtattcccctgcacccccatctgtCCCCTGCACCCCGTCTAGCTCTgtatccccctgcacccccatctgtCCTCCACACACCGTCAtctctcccctgcaccccctcatctGTCCTCCAGCACCTCATCTAGCTGTGTATGCCCTGCACCCCTCATCTgtcccctgaacccctcatctatgtatcccctgcaccccctcatctGTCCCCTGGCACCCCATCTTTGtattcccccctgcaccccctcacctgtcccctgcactcctcATCTGTTGCCTTCACTCTTCTGTCTATGTATCCTCCTTGCCCCACCTCATctgtccctccccacccttcaTCTATGTGTCCCTGTGcagccttccaccttctcctgcccccccatctGTGTGTATCCCCCGCACCCCTCATCTGTCTCTGGCACCCCCTCATTGCTCCTCCAGCGCCACATCTAGCTATGTATGCCCTGCACCCCACATCTGTCCCCTCCTACACGCTTTTCTACctgtccatccacccacccatccctgtccgtccgtccgtccgtctgtctcttccccactctgtgcagcacaggtcccctcccagccccctcggGACCCTTTGTGCGGTTGCTAGGTAACCCTGTGAGCCCTGGAAATCTTCTCTTGTGTTGAGTTTGGGGTTTTTCTTCTTGGGACTTTGGCTGCGGCAGAGGGAGCCGGAGAAATGGGCCGGGGCTCCCTGGGAGGGGCTGGTCAGAGCGAACATGCCCCCCAGtccagtgtctgtctgtctgtctggtgcCAAACAGCAGGGCCCCACGGGCGTGAAGCCCCAGCTGGGTACACTGACCCCTGCTGCTCCAGAACCAGCGAGGCTGGATCCCGGGCTGGTGTAAACCTGCATGAGGGAAGCCAAGCCACCTTGGGGGAATCTGCCCCCCAGCTTCTGGGTCACCAGGTTCTCCCTGCACCTGCTGGCTTGGCCTGTGACAGTGCTTCGagccctgggggtacacagagctcttccagggggtaccttaactcatctagagattggcctagttttacaacaggctacagaaaacgGGCTAGGGAAGTCCGGACAAAGGAGCATAGCGTCCAATAACTGGTTTATACCGCTCTCTACGCTAGACATGGAAATGTCGGAACAATAGTGATGTGCCGGTTGATTTACTGTATAATTACAGGGTAAAAGCACGGAAGTCGGCCATTGTTCAGTACTAGTGTGGCTGGGCCACTCTTCTATTTTCATGTCTGATgtttaagcaagtagtttttaagtgtggTGAAACTTGGGGTTACACAAGAcaaaggggtacagtcgtctggaaaggttgagagccactggcctagGGGTCTCCTTCCACAACCCCACCTCCACCTGTCCCCCTGGgtggcagctgccctgggcatgCAGGAGGGCGGCTGTGGGGGAGTATCGGGGAGCAGGGACCCACAGCTGGGATCTACAGGGTGCAGggacaccccacacacacacacgtataggAGGGTGCAGGGACCCCTGTTGGATTTGAGGCACAGGGACCCCCAGCTGGTCTCGGGGACCCCCCAGGCATTGGGCTCAGGGATGCCCGGCTGGGCTTGGAGCTCGGGAACCCCCGGCTGGGTTCGGGGACCCCTGGGCATTGGGCGCAGGGACCCCCGGCTGGGCTCAGGGACCCCACGGCTGGATTCAAGGCGCAGGGACCCCCAGGCGTCGGGGGACAGGGAACCTTGGCTGTGCTCGGGTCACAGGGACCCCCAGGCATAGAGGTGCAAAGACCCCCAGTTGGTCGCGGGGACCTCACAGCTGGATTCAGGGCACAGGGACCCCCGAGCATCGGGGCGCAAGGACCCCTGGCTGGGCTCGGGGACCCCACAGCTGGATTCAGGGCGCGAGGACCTCCCGGACATCTGGGCACAGGGAACCCTGGCTGGGCTCGGGGCACAGGGACCCCCGGGCATAGAGGCGCAAGGACCCCCAGTTGGGCGCGGGGACCCCACAGCTCGAGTCAGGGCGCGGGGGACCCCAGGCATCGGGGCGCAAGGACCCCTGGCTGGGCTCCACACGGAGCGGGCCCCCGTGCGTCGGAGCGCCCGCAGCGCTGGCCCCGGGCTCGCCGCCCCGGACTCCGGACACCagaggtccctgcagccccggcGGGTCGGATCCGCTCCGGCTCCTCCCTGCATCCGCCcctcctcctgcttcctccccccgCATCCTCCTTCTCCTCCGCCCGGAGCGCGCAGGCCCCGCGCCCGGACCGCCCCGCGCCCGCAGCTCCAGTGCCCGGGGACACGGGCCATGGCGGAGCCCGCAGGTGCGGTACTGTCCCTCGGCCCGCCCGCCTGGGACCGGTCccgggccgccgccgccgggaGGGGGGAGCGGCTCGTCCGGCCTCTGTCCGTGCGTCCCCTGCAccgtctgtgtgtctgtctgtccgtgCGTCCCCTGcacctttctgtctgtctgtctgtccgtccgtgAGTCCCCTGcaccgtctgtctgtctgtccgtgcGTCCCCTGCACctacctgtctgtctgtctgtccgtgaGTCCCCTGcaccgtctgtctgtctgtccatccgtGCATCCCCTGCACCTTTCTGTCTGTCCCCTGcaccgtctgtctgtctgtctgtccgtgcGTCCCCTGcaccgtctgtctgtctgtcccctgcACCTtcggtgtgtctgtctgtccgtgAGTCCCCTGcaccgtctgtctgtctgtccatccgtGCATCCCCTGCACCTTTCTGTCTGTCCCCTGcaccgtctgtctgtctgtctgtccgtgcGTCCCCTGcaccgtctgtctgtctgtcccctgcACCTtcggtgtgtctgtctgtccgtgAGTCCGCTGcaccgtctgtctgtctgtcccctgcACCTtcggtgtgtctgtctgtccgtgCGTCCCCTGCACCTTTCTGTCggtctgtctatctatctgtcccctGCACCTTTCTGTCTGTCCCCTGcaccttctttgtgtctgtctgtccatccgtGCGTCCCCTGCgcctttctgtctgtctgtccatccgtcCCATCCATGTGCCCCTGTCTGTCCATCCCTACCTCCCCTGCACCCTCTGTCTCTCTGTTCCCCAGcacctttctgtctgtctgtgcataCATCCCCTGCAccctctgtctgtccgtccctcccctctgcccctctgtctgtctgtccatatGTCTCATGCATCCCAATgggattactcctgatttacaccctggGAAAATGAGAACCGGGCCCTGtctccctctcagcctgggacctgaCCCCCCTCTGGACTCCCTTGTGCCGGTGAGGGGTGGGCATGCGTGGCACCAGGGGGTGCCGTGCGGGGAAAGCCAGCTAGGCACTGTGTTCTgagcggggaagggggaggactGCATGGAGGGGACTTGGGGGAGGCAGCTCCCCAGCCCTTATGCAGCCTTGAGGGGAGCAGGCTCCTCTGCCCCCTATAGCTTTGTGGGGATGTAGGGAAACCCGCTATAGTTACGGGGGAGATCTTAGGTTCCTGTATAGATATGGGAACTGTCTCTGGTTCCCCTATGGTTTGGGGGAGTTGCGGAAGCTCTGGGTTGCAGGGGACTCCCCTGGCATTGCTACTCCAAGGTCTgaccctctgtctctctctctctccctctctccacagGGGACACAGGTGACGAGGCAGCCCCGTCCTGCCCCACGGAGCTTGCTGCCCACCGGGACACCTGTCACCCCGAGcagccccctccctcttcctcctcctcggcCAACGGGCAAGACAGCGctggctcttcctcctcctcctcctcctcctcctcttcctcctcctcggaGCCCCGGCCCGACAGCCCCCCGGGCATGGAGACAGAGACGGCTCCTCTGGCCAGCAATCCCTTGGCCCCGGACCCACCCCCTCCTCGGCCGCCACCGCCCCTGGCTCCaccagctgcccccccccactctgggcaCCTCAACATCCCCCTGATCCTGGAGGAGCTGCGGGTGCTCCAGCAGCGCCAGCTACACCAGATGCAGATGACGGAGGAGATCTGCCGGcaggtgctgctgctgggctcctTGGGGCAGTCAGCCCCCTCGGCCCCCGCCTCAGAGCCAGCCCCGGGAGCCTCCCACCAACCCAAGGCCCCCTTGCCTGTCTTCTCCATCAAGTCCGAGCCGGTGAGGACCCAGGTGTCGGGCTCCCCAGAGGTGCCCAAGCCCACCTTTTTCCACCTCTACCACCCCTTCCCTGGCAGCGCCAGGGGCCCCAAAGCAGagcccatcctggccccagcGTTCCCTGCCACGGGGCTCCTGGCCGCCCAGTGTCTGGGGGCAGCACGGGGCCTGGAGCAggccacctccccagggctgctgcgGCAGAAGAACGGGGCCGGGGGAgccgagctggggctggaggagaagcCGGGGGGTCGGCACAAGTGCCGCTTCTGCGCCAAGGTCTTCGGGAGCGACAGCGCCCTGCAGATCCACCTGCGCTCCCACACGGGCGAGCGCCCCTACAAGTGCAACGTCTGTGGCAACCGCTTCACCACCCGGGGCAACCTCAAAGTGCACTTCCACCGGCACCGGGAGAAGTACCCCCATGTCCAGATGAACCCCCACCCGGTCCCGGAGCACCTCGACTACGTGCTGACCGGCGCCGGGCTGCCCTATGGCATGTCCGTGCCGCCGGAGAAGGCCGAGCCGGGTGAGGAAGCAGCGCCCCCCGAGCGCAAGGGGCTGAGCGCCACCGAGAGCCTGACACTGCTCTCGGGCACCGCGGCCGGGGGCACAGCCGCCACTCAGACCCTGCCCGTCTTCAACAAGCTGGTGCTGATGAAAGCGGCcgaggggcgggggaagggggacgaAAACACGCCGCCGGGGCGGGAAGCAGAAGGAGCCCGGGTGCCCCTGGGCAAGCTGCCCAGCTGGGCCCTGCTGGCCAACCACTTCAAGGCGGGCAGCACCGGCTTCCCCTTCCCCTATGTGCTGGAGCCGCTGGGAGCCTCCCCCTCGGAGACCTccaagctgcagcagctggtggaAAAGATCGACCGACAGGGGGCCTCGCCCGGAGCCGGCCCGGCGGCCCCCTCGGCCTCCTCGccgccctcctcttcctcctcggGGCCCAACCAGTGCGTGATCTGCCTGCGGGTGCTGAGCTGCCCCCGGGCACTGCGCCTTCACTATGGGCAGCACGGAGGGGAGCGGCCCTTCAAGTGCAAGGTGTGCGGCCGGGCCTTCTCCACCCGGGGCAATCTGCGAGCGCATTTCGTGGGCCACAAGGCCAGCCCGGCTGCCCGAGCCcagaactcctgccccatctGCCAGAAGAAGTTCACCAACGCCGTCAGCCTCCAGCAACACGTCCGCATGCACCTCGGGGGCCAGATCCCCaatggagccctgctgcctgagccccccgctaccccaggggAGGGCCCCCGCCAGCCCGAGGGTCCCGCCCCGCAGAGGGACGAGGAGGAGCtgtcggaggaggaggaggaggaggaaggcagcGATGAGGACTCACTGGACAGCAGCACGGAGAAGGCCATGGGGGGCGAGGAGAGGGCGTCCAGCCCGGAAGAGGAAGCAGCCCCAGCTCATgccaaggaagaggaggatgcTGGGAAGCCAgaggtggggggagcagctgATCGCAGCCGCTCGCCTCCTGCGGGAAGGAGCCCCCCACCGGCCACGGAGGGAGAAGGGGACCCTAGCGCCCAGAaggcagaggaaggaggagacagagcacaggagggagaggaggagggggcagcaggggctggagccgAAGAGCCACGGGCCAGCCAGGCCAAAGAGGGGGTGGCACTGGCCTGTGGGGTATGCAAGGAGGGATTCCCTGACGGGGCAGCACTGCGTAAGCACGCCCTGGCAGCCCACCACCAGGTAAGGGAGCCCCTGCTCCTCAACCCCGATTCGCGAGACTGtcccctgcctctctccctgctcGAACCTCCCCCATCTGCCCTTGCCTTTACCCAGGGCCCTCGGTCTCCCTTGAGATTGAATGGGCTCCCCTGTCTGTCTCTGTCCCGGTGGCAGGttcccctgggcagcacagcgtgGAGCTGCGGCACAGCACGGCGTGGCCGGCGTCTGGTCCCAGAGGCCCTAGCAACACCGGGAGGCACAGCAAAGCTGCAGGAGTTCCTGGCGCGGGATGTGCCGGCCCAGCTGGTGGGGCCCCTGTCCTTCTGGAACCAGTACACGGCCTTCATCGCAGGGGGGTGCCTGGCTGCCAAGACCTGCCGGGGCCCCCCCATCACCActaccccctcctcctccactgcaccccctgtGCTTTTTGGCCCGGCCGCTGCACCCAGCAAGGCAGCACCCCCCGAAGCCAAGGAGAAGCCGGCGGGAGGacccccagctgcaggggaggctgCCCCAGAGAGCCAAGGCAAAGCGGAAAAGTAGCCTGCAGGCCCTCAGCAGGTAACATCCTTCCTTCCCCAGGGAACAAAGAGAGGAGGAGCTTGACCCCAAAGTCCAGCCCAGCTGTGATGGGGGGCTGCCCCAGAGACACAGGGAATCCCCGCAGCCTTCCCAGCCATGGCACAGCTCTTTCCCCAATTTAGCCAtttcttggggggtggggagctgggagggtgGTTGATGGAAAGGATGGGGGCCAGGGCAGACTAGGGGTCActtgggagagggctggggtaggaggttgcTTGGTGGGATGGATTTGGGGTCAGAGGTCAGTCAGTAGGAGGGGTAGATGTCAGAGGTCATGCCATCAGTTTGGGGGTTGTGCGACCCCACTCTGCCCAGCAGTGCTGCCCCCtaaccccatctctctctctctctcct
Coding sequences within it:
- the SALL2 gene encoding sal-like protein 2 isoform X2, producing MAEPAGDTGDEAAPSCPTELAAHRDTCHPEQPPPSSSSSANGQDSAGSSSSSSSSSSSSSSEPRPDSPPGMETETAPLASNPLAPDPPPPRPPPPLAPPAAPPHSGHLNIPLILEELRVLQQRQLHQMQMTEEICRQVLLLGSLGQSAPSAPASEPAPGASHQPKAPLPVFSIKSEPVRTQVSGSPEVPKPTFFHLYHPFPGSARGPKAEPILAPAFPATGLLAAQCLGAARGLEQATSPGLLRQKNGAGGAELGLEEKPGGRHKCRFCAKVFGSDSALQIHLRSHTGERPYKCNVCGNRFTTRGNLKVHFHRHREKYPHVQMNPHPVPEHLDYVLTGAGLPYGMSVPPEKAEPGEEAAPPERKGLSATESLTLLSGTAAGGTAATQTLPVFNKLVLMKAAEGRGKGDENTPPGREAEGARVPLGKLPSWALLANHFKAGSTGFPFPYVLEPLGASPSETSKLQQLVEKIDRQGASPGAGPAAPSASSPPSSSSSGPNQCVICLRVLSCPRALRLHYGQHGGERPFKCKVCGRAFSTRGNLRAHFVGHKASPAARAQNSCPICQKKFTNAVSLQQHVRMHLGGQIPNGALLPEPPATPGEGPRQPEGPAPQRDEEELSEEEEEEEGSDEDSLDSSTEKAMGGEERASSPEEEAAPAHAKEEEDAGKPEVGGAADRSRSPPAGRSPPPATEGEGDPSAQKAEEGGDRAQEGEEEGAAGAGAEEPRASQAKEGVALACGVCKEGFPDGAALRKHALAAHHQVPLGSTAWSCGTARRGRRLVPEALATPGGTAKLQEFLARDVPAQLVGPLSFWNQYTAFIAGGCLAAKTCRGPPITTTPSSSTAPPVLFGPAAAPSKAAPPEAKEKPAGGPPAAGEAAPESQGKAEK
- the SALL2 gene encoding sal-like protein 2 isoform X1 gives rise to the protein MSRRKQRKPQQLISDCDGSTASENGDTGDEAAPSCPTELAAHRDTCHPEQPPPSSSSSANGQDSAGSSSSSSSSSSSSSSEPRPDSPPGMETETAPLASNPLAPDPPPPRPPPPLAPPAAPPHSGHLNIPLILEELRVLQQRQLHQMQMTEEICRQVLLLGSLGQSAPSAPASEPAPGASHQPKAPLPVFSIKSEPVRTQVSGSPEVPKPTFFHLYHPFPGSARGPKAEPILAPAFPATGLLAAQCLGAARGLEQATSPGLLRQKNGAGGAELGLEEKPGGRHKCRFCAKVFGSDSALQIHLRSHTGERPYKCNVCGNRFTTRGNLKVHFHRHREKYPHVQMNPHPVPEHLDYVLTGAGLPYGMSVPPEKAEPGEEAAPPERKGLSATESLTLLSGTAAGGTAATQTLPVFNKLVLMKAAEGRGKGDENTPPGREAEGARVPLGKLPSWALLANHFKAGSTGFPFPYVLEPLGASPSETSKLQQLVEKIDRQGASPGAGPAAPSASSPPSSSSSGPNQCVICLRVLSCPRALRLHYGQHGGERPFKCKVCGRAFSTRGNLRAHFVGHKASPAARAQNSCPICQKKFTNAVSLQQHVRMHLGGQIPNGALLPEPPATPGEGPRQPEGPAPQRDEEELSEEEEEEEGSDEDSLDSSTEKAMGGEERASSPEEEAAPAHAKEEEDAGKPEVGGAADRSRSPPAGRSPPPATEGEGDPSAQKAEEGGDRAQEGEEEGAAGAGAEEPRASQAKEGVALACGVCKEGFPDGAALRKHALAAHHQVPLGSTAWSCGTARRGRRLVPEALATPGGTAKLQEFLARDVPAQLVGPLSFWNQYTAFIAGGCLAAKTCRGPPITTTPSSSTAPPVLFGPAAAPSKAAPPEAKEKPAGGPPAAGEAAPESQGKAEK